A genomic stretch from Gopherus flavomarginatus isolate rGopFla2 chromosome 3, rGopFla2.mat.asm, whole genome shotgun sequence includes:
- the ANKDD1B gene encoding ankyrin repeat and death domain-containing protein 1B isoform X2 has translation MKALSDFLGALGPRQDGTQPAAEIPAADDETLLPHEREFQHAAKMNNLETMEKLLRKNVNINAVNTLQRTALHFAVAGNHISTVEFLLHHKARVDVADKHGLMAIHLAAWSGNLDIMRTLVKAGADQKATDQEGMNVLHFAALNNNVDIVDYLLQELQLKDLNKPNEKGKRAFLLAAEKGHVEMIYSLISLKLFTSEKDKEGNTAVHLAAKNGHCEVLEVLLNQWEEINELNQNGETPFYLAVEGGHEKCAELLLEAGSDINISNKHNSNALHISTQNGHTSLVTFLISKNIDLVPKPENSPLHLAVLNNHLPIVISLLDANHDINTLNQKQQTPLHVAADLGNVELVELLLKAGCDLKIADKQGKTALAVASRSNHALIVDMIIKAERHYTLKQEHLENHVDAPDFILSFKQDHSAQTKQIRSCLWNLAYNQLKPQEWKKLALFWKFTEEQIKAIEEQWTGKKSYKEYGHRMLLIWLHGVLLAHRNPVKHIYEDLVHVGFQQVAEKIRAERSTEMDSRKCAVS, from the exons ATGAAGGCGCTGAGCGATTTCCTGGGCGCGCTGGGCCCCAGACAGGATGGAACGCAGCCGGCGGCGGAGATACCCGCAGCCGACGACGAGACGC TGTTACCACATGAGAGAGAATTTCAGCACGCTGCTAAAATGAACAATTTGGAAACCATGGAGAAGTTACTTAGGAAGAATGTTAACATTAATGCTGTAAATACA CTGCAGCGCACAGCTCTCCATTTTGCTGTTGCAGGAAATCATATATCTACTGTGGAATTTCTTCTCCATCACAAAGCAAGAGTGGATGTTGCAGATAAG cACGGATTGATGGCGATTCATCTTGCAGCTTGGTCTGGAAACCTAGACATAATGCGAACGTTAGTTAAAGCAGGTGCTGACCAAAAGGCTACAGACCAG GAGGGAATGAATGTCCTGCACTTTGCAGCTCTGAACAATAACGTTGACATAGTGGATTATCTTCTCCAGGAACTTCAGCTGAAGGACCTAAACAAGCCAAATGAG AAAGGTAAACGGGCATTTCTTCTGGCAGCTGAAAAAGGCCATGTTGAAATGATCTACAGTCTGATTTCTCTCAAGCTGTTCACCTCTGAAAAAGACAAG GAGGGAAACACAGCAGTGCATCTAGCTGCTAAAAATGGTCACTGTGAGGTGCTGGAAGTTCTGTTAAATCAATGGGAAGAAATAAATGAACTCAATCAG AATGGAGAAACACCATTTTATCTGGCTGTTGAAGGAGGTCATGAAAAATGTGCGGAGCTGTTACTGGAAGCAGGAAGTGACATCAACATTTCAAATAAA cacaatagtaatGCTTTGCACATTTCAACACAGAATGGACATACATCCTTGGTCACGTTTCTTATCAGTAAAAATATCGATCTGGTTCCTAAACCTGAG AATTCCCCTCTCCATTTGGCTGTCCTCAATAATCACCTTCCTATAGTAATTAGCCTCTTGGATGCTAATCATGATATAAACACCTTGAATCAG AAGCAACAAACCCCTCTCCACGTGGCAGCTGATCTTGGCAATGTGGAACTAGTGGAACTGCTGCTAAAGGCAGGCTGTGATCTCAAGATTGCCGACAAG CAAGGAAAAACTGCTCTGGCTGTCGCATCCAGGAGCAACCATGCCCTCATTGTTGATATGATTATTAAAGCAGAAAGGCATTACACCTTGAAACAG gAACATCTAGAAAACCATGTTGATGCACCAGATTTTATTCTATCCTTCAAACAGGATCACAGTGCACAGACTAAGCAAATCCGTTCCTGCCTCTGGAATCTGGCTTACAATCAGTTAAAACCCCAAGAATGGAAAAAGCTGGCCCTGTTCTGGAAGTTTACAGAGGAGCAAATTAAAGCTATTGAAGAACAATGGACAG GAAAAAAAAGCTATAAGGAATATGGACACCGAATGTTGCTCATCTGGTTACATGGTGTATTGCTGGCTCACCGGAATCCAGTCAAACATATATATGAAGATTTGGTGCATGTAGGATTTCAACAAGTAGCTG AGAAAATCAGAGCTGAAAGGAGCACTGAGATGGATTCGAGGAAATGTGCAGTTTCATGA
- the ANKDD1B gene encoding ankyrin repeat and death domain-containing protein 1B isoform X1: MKALSDFLGALGPRQDGTQPAAEIPAADDETLLPHEREFQHAAKMNNLETMEKLLRKNVNINAVNTLQRTALHFAVAGNHISTVEFLLHHKARVDVADKHGLMAIHLAAWSGNLDIMRTLVKAGADQKATDQEGMNVLHFAALNNNVDIVDYLLQELQLKDLNKPNEKGKRAFLLAAEKGHVEMIYSLISLKLFTSEKDKEGNTAVHLAAKNGHCEVLEVLLNQWEEINELNQNGETPFYLAVEGGHEKCAELLLEAGSDINISNKHNSNALHISTQNGHTSLVTFLISKNIDLVPKPEQNSPLHLAVLNNHLPIVISLLDANHDINTLNQKQQTPLHVAADLGNVELVELLLKAGCDLKIADKQGKTALAVASRSNHALIVDMIIKAERHYTLKQEHLENHVDAPDFILSFKQDHSAQTKQIRSCLWNLAYNQLKPQEWKKLALFWKFTEEQIKAIEEQWTGKKSYKEYGHRMLLIWLHGVLLAHRNPVKHIYEDLVHVGFQQVAEKIRAERSTEMDSRKCAVS; this comes from the exons ATGAAGGCGCTGAGCGATTTCCTGGGCGCGCTGGGCCCCAGACAGGATGGAACGCAGCCGGCGGCGGAGATACCCGCAGCCGACGACGAGACGC TGTTACCACATGAGAGAGAATTTCAGCACGCTGCTAAAATGAACAATTTGGAAACCATGGAGAAGTTACTTAGGAAGAATGTTAACATTAATGCTGTAAATACA CTGCAGCGCACAGCTCTCCATTTTGCTGTTGCAGGAAATCATATATCTACTGTGGAATTTCTTCTCCATCACAAAGCAAGAGTGGATGTTGCAGATAAG cACGGATTGATGGCGATTCATCTTGCAGCTTGGTCTGGAAACCTAGACATAATGCGAACGTTAGTTAAAGCAGGTGCTGACCAAAAGGCTACAGACCAG GAGGGAATGAATGTCCTGCACTTTGCAGCTCTGAACAATAACGTTGACATAGTGGATTATCTTCTCCAGGAACTTCAGCTGAAGGACCTAAACAAGCCAAATGAG AAAGGTAAACGGGCATTTCTTCTGGCAGCTGAAAAAGGCCATGTTGAAATGATCTACAGTCTGATTTCTCTCAAGCTGTTCACCTCTGAAAAAGACAAG GAGGGAAACACAGCAGTGCATCTAGCTGCTAAAAATGGTCACTGTGAGGTGCTGGAAGTTCTGTTAAATCAATGGGAAGAAATAAATGAACTCAATCAG AATGGAGAAACACCATTTTATCTGGCTGTTGAAGGAGGTCATGAAAAATGTGCGGAGCTGTTACTGGAAGCAGGAAGTGACATCAACATTTCAAATAAA cacaatagtaatGCTTTGCACATTTCAACACAGAATGGACATACATCCTTGGTCACGTTTCTTATCAGTAAAAATATCGATCTGGTTCCTAAACCTGAG CAGAATTCCCCTCTCCATTTGGCTGTCCTCAATAATCACCTTCCTATAGTAATTAGCCTCTTGGATGCTAATCATGATATAAACACCTTGAATCAG AAGCAACAAACCCCTCTCCACGTGGCAGCTGATCTTGGCAATGTGGAACTAGTGGAACTGCTGCTAAAGGCAGGCTGTGATCTCAAGATTGCCGACAAG CAAGGAAAAACTGCTCTGGCTGTCGCATCCAGGAGCAACCATGCCCTCATTGTTGATATGATTATTAAAGCAGAAAGGCATTACACCTTGAAACAG gAACATCTAGAAAACCATGTTGATGCACCAGATTTTATTCTATCCTTCAAACAGGATCACAGTGCACAGACTAAGCAAATCCGTTCCTGCCTCTGGAATCTGGCTTACAATCAGTTAAAACCCCAAGAATGGAAAAAGCTGGCCCTGTTCTGGAAGTTTACAGAGGAGCAAATTAAAGCTATTGAAGAACAATGGACAG GAAAAAAAAGCTATAAGGAATATGGACACCGAATGTTGCTCATCTGGTTACATGGTGTATTGCTGGCTCACCGGAATCCAGTCAAACATATATATGAAGATTTGGTGCATGTAGGATTTCAACAAGTAGCTG AGAAAATCAGAGCTGAAAGGAGCACTGAGATGGATTCGAGGAAATGTGCAGTTTCATGA